Proteins encoded by one window of Mastacembelus armatus chromosome 23, fMasArm1.2, whole genome shotgun sequence:
- the napepld gene encoding N-acyl-phosphatidylethanolamine-hydrolyzing phospholipase D isoform X1, protein MDAKFRRPVCFLLSCSCKFSEFTQRKNVTRQLGLKTSQVTLLRKGNARCAGEPMEKPSSSEREALEERKGLVEDGGALRGAEGGKVDPQTPRMSSSSRKSFRLDYRLEEDVTKSCRDRHGRWANPWSTWRFPSYSVLLRFFLLDKNHSNIPTSKEALDSELPVLEPYFVQNPDLSVSGPGLRVTWLGHATVLVEMDGLNILTDPIFSQRASPFQFMGPKRFRGPPCTVEQLPRIDAVVISHSHYDHLDAGSVASLNARFGGELRWFVPLGLMDWLVKMGCENVIELDWWEENCVPGHDDVTFVCTPSQHWSKRTALDDNKSLWGSWSVLGPDHRFFFAGDTGYCASFKEIGQRFGPFDLAAIPIGAYLPRDVMQGQHVDPEEAVQIHQDLQAKQSLAIHWGTFALANEYYLEPPVRLREALEQKELKPESFFTLHHGESRLIASQEGDIFG, encoded by the exons ATGGACGCAAAGTTTCGCAGGCCTGTGTGTTTCTTACTGTCCTGTAGCTGTAAGTTTAGTGAATTTACGCAGCGGAAGAATGTGACGCGACAGCTGGGACTAAAAACCTCCCAGGTGACCTTACTTAGGAAGGGGAACGCCAG GTGTGCCGGAGAGCCCATGGAGAAACCATCGTCTTCAGAGAGGGAGGCGCTCGAGGAGAGGAAAGGCCTGGTGGAG GATGGTGGAGCTTTGAGAGGTGCTGAGGGTGGAAAGGTGGATCCTCAGACCCCAAGAATGAGCAGCTCCTCCCGCAAGAGCTTCCGCCTGGACTACCGTCTGGAG GAGGATGTGACAAAGTCCTGTCGGGACAGACATGGCCGCTGGGCCAACCCCTGGTCCACATGGCGGTTCCCTTCCTATTCAGTGCTGCTCAGGTTCTTCCTGTTGGATAAAAATCACAGCAATATACCAACTAGTAAAGAG GCCCTGGACAGTGAGCTCCCAGTGTTGGAACCATACTTTGTTCAGAATCCAGACCTGTCTGTATCCGGTCCAGGTCTGAGAGTCACCTGGCTGGGTCATGCCACAGTTCTGGTTGAAATGGATGGGCTGAATATTCTGACAGACCCTATCTTCAGCCAGAGGGCCTCACCATTTCAGTTCATGGGGCCCAAAAGGTTTAGAGGACCTCCCTGCACTGTGGAACAG CTGCCAAGGATTGATGCTGTGGTCATCAGCCATTCTCATTACGACCATCTGGACGCTGGATCTGTTGCCAGCCTTAATGCTCGCTTTGGAGGGGAGCTACGCTG gtttgTGCCCCTGGGTTTGATGGACTGGCTGGTGAAAATGGGCTGTGAGAATGTGATAGAGCTGGACTGGTGGGAGGAGAACTGTGTCCCGGGTCATGATGATGTCACATTTGTCTGCACACCCTCTCAGCACTGGAGCAAACGCACAGCGCTGGATGATAACAAG tcttTATGGGGAAGCTGGTCTGTTCTGGGCCCAGACCATAGATTCTTCTTCGCTGGTGATACAGGCTACTGCGCTTCCTTCAAGGAGATAGGACAACGCTTTGGACCGTTTGACCTTGCAGCAATCCCCATCGGAGCATACCTGCCCAG ggACGTGATGCAGGGGCAGCATGTTGATCCAGAGGAGGCTGTTCAGATTCACCAGGACCTTCAGGCAAAACAGTCCTTGGCCATTCACTGGGGGACCTTCGCTCTTGCCAATGAG
- the yeats4 gene encoding YEATS domain-containing protein 4 isoform X1 yields the protein MFKKMSEFGPDSGGRVKGVTIVKPIVFGNVARYFGKKREEDGHTHQWSVYVKPYRNEDMSAYVKKIQFKLHESYGNPLRVVTKPPYEITETGWGEFEIVIKIFFIDPNERPVTLYHLLKLFQSDSSAMPKKTVVSEFYDEMIFQDPTAMMQQLLTTSRQLTLGAYKHETEFSELEQRTKEKMESAKKRTSQEIAELKDKLKASRENINHLKAEIRKLEEDGDHKEH from the exons ATGTTCAAAAAGATGAGTGAATTTGGTCCAGATTCCGGGGGGAGAGTTAAG GGAGTGACTATTGTGAAGCCCATTGTGTTCGGAAACGTCGCCCGATACTTTGGGAAGAAGCGAGAGgaggatggacacacacaccagtggtCAGTCTACGTGAAACCTTACAGGAACGAG GATATGTCTGCTTATGTGAAGAAGATCCAGTTCAAGCTCCATGAAAGTTATGGCAACCCACTGAGAG TGGTGACGAAACCTCCATACGAGATTACAGAGACGGGCTGGGGAGAGTTTGAAATCGTCATCAAAATCTTCTTCATTGACCCCAATGAGAGACCT GTGACGCTGTACCATCTGTTGAAGCTGTTCCAGTCAGACTCCAGTGCCATGCCGAAGAAGACAGTTGTCTCTGAGTTCTATGATGAAATG ATCTTCCAGGATCCTACAGCCAtgatgcagcagctgctgaccACATCAAGACAGCTGACCCTGGGAGCATACAAGCACGAGACTGAgt TCAGTGAGCTGGAGCAGAGGACGAAGGAGAAAATGGAATCCGCAAAGAAAAGAACCAGCCAGGAGATCGCTGAGCTGAAAGACAAACTAAAAGccagcagagaaaacatcaACCACCTGAAGGCAGAGATCAGGAAACTGGAGGAGGATGGAGACCACAAGGAGCACTAA
- the yeats4 gene encoding YEATS domain-containing protein 4 isoform X2, whose protein sequence is MITEGVTIVKPIVFGNVARYFGKKREEDGHTHQWSVYVKPYRNEDMSAYVKKIQFKLHESYGNPLRVVTKPPYEITETGWGEFEIVIKIFFIDPNERPVTLYHLLKLFQSDSSAMPKKTVVSEFYDEMIFQDPTAMMQQLLTTSRQLTLGAYKHETEFSELEQRTKEKMESAKKRTSQEIAELKDKLKASRENINHLKAEIRKLEEDGDHKEH, encoded by the exons GGAGTGACTATTGTGAAGCCCATTGTGTTCGGAAACGTCGCCCGATACTTTGGGAAGAAGCGAGAGgaggatggacacacacaccagtggtCAGTCTACGTGAAACCTTACAGGAACGAG GATATGTCTGCTTATGTGAAGAAGATCCAGTTCAAGCTCCATGAAAGTTATGGCAACCCACTGAGAG TGGTGACGAAACCTCCATACGAGATTACAGAGACGGGCTGGGGAGAGTTTGAAATCGTCATCAAAATCTTCTTCATTGACCCCAATGAGAGACCT GTGACGCTGTACCATCTGTTGAAGCTGTTCCAGTCAGACTCCAGTGCCATGCCGAAGAAGACAGTTGTCTCTGAGTTCTATGATGAAATG ATCTTCCAGGATCCTACAGCCAtgatgcagcagctgctgaccACATCAAGACAGCTGACCCTGGGAGCATACAAGCACGAGACTGAgt TCAGTGAGCTGGAGCAGAGGACGAAGGAGAAAATGGAATCCGCAAAGAAAAGAACCAGCCAGGAGATCGCTGAGCTGAAAGACAAACTAAAAGccagcagagaaaacatcaACCACCTGAAGGCAGAGATCAGGAAACTGGAGGAGGATGGAGACCACAAGGAGCACTAA